aggatCTATCCAAGAGTTGTGTATTACAGCATTATTAGGCAGGGGATCAGCTTCCACTATGGAAACAACTCgctttttcattttacttttcaagACCTTTTGAAATTTTTGTCTAGTGAATGCATATAATAGAGGGTGAAATATAGTTGTTCCATAAGCCATGACTAAAAAACACAATCTTAATTTTACTAAAAGGTCACTTGGGCCTAAACATAAAATAGTggtatttaaaacagaaattggtGTCCAGCAGAGAAGAAATGTAGAAATAATCAATAAAGACATCCTGAAGACTCTCTTTTGTCTTTCTCGTCGTTCACGGTGTCGTTTCACAGCTCGCCGGAGGGCAATTATTACAGAAACTGAAGTTCTTACACCAAAGACTACATTTCTCCCAccactgctttgtgacatgtctGTAGCCTCATGTTGTGTGGTTAGagaaattgtctttttctttcttgctttcttcttctgCCCTGTTGAAAATCTTGTGCCTATTCGAATATTAAGAGCCTGAAGTATTTTGGTGTATGTGATTAACATTACTACAACAGTGAAAAAGAATATTGGGATCTGTACTAACAAGTGATAATACATTCCCAGTTCAGTGTAGTATTCATTTGTACTGACACATAAAAGTGTCTTGTTTTCCCATGTATTTCCACTTTGAAGACTGAAAAAATTTACCTCAATAAAAggaatcaggaaagagaaaaaagaaaaaatccaaatggATATCATTAACATTACAGCTCTGCCCATTGTCAGAATTCGGTTTGCAGGTTTCACAGAGATGTCATATCTGTCCAAAGTGATAGCAAAAACGTTGATTGCTGTTGAGACACTTGCAAAAGATACACAAGCCTCATGGAAACAGCAGATGAGAGCAGTGTTACTCTCCAGTGAAAGCAGAAGGATAACTATAGTTAGAGGAATACATCCCACACAAATTATTACATCAAGTACATGAAGGTTCATTGTAATAATGTTACTGACAGAGTTGATTAAGTTGGATTTCATGCAGTAAAGTACCAATACGGTGAGGTTGCTGCCAAGTCCCAATACAATTTCTAACATAAGAAATCCAGTGAGAGACACTTGAAAGCTTAACGGATATGATAGTGGTTGGTACATATTGGTGTTGATGTCATCAATGTCATCTCGCACTGTAATGTTAGATTCAGACTGCATGTTGAtttccagaatgggagaaaaacacATTCTTTTGGAGCAGTTGATTTTTTCCCCTAGAAAGTGAAATAGAATAAACTATTTGATATTTGGCAATTTAAATGACGTATAACgtgttctttttaagaaaaaaatcttttaattgtgtacttagtttaatttttaagtttgtaaACTATTAATAGAAAATGTAGAATTAAGAAACATCAAGGTTGCATTGTTTTGATAGAAAattgtgttttccttttgaaGAAATAACTGTGGAAATTGTTCCTCTGTAGTGCAAAGTTACTTAATATACTAAAGGGTTTTTCTCATTTGAGTATTTCCAGCTTATTATTTGAGATAAAGTGTATTTTTGTATGATAAAACTATCTagcatacaaaattaattttgGCCCAAtgtcttaaaatttcatttaaatgttgTGAGTAGGTAGcaaataaatgctattttaatgTGCTCTAGCATAATGAGTGTAGGTGTAATTATTCCTGTGAGATTTCAAATGAACAGGACAAGTGttcatttaaaatgacaaatggTACAGGGCACTAGTTTGTTTTAAGATGCTTTATCCATGTTGATTGAATTCTTATTCAGAAGTCAGCAATGTGCTTGGGGATATTTGGAATTATTTCCCACAGAAATAGGccaatgataaatattttatatatcacaGTTACAATGCTCACTGAACTTTGCAATTGGCAAACTTAAAAATTGGAAGCAATGGGACATCATGCTAAAGTAAAAAGCTACAAAGCTTGGTAAAAGAGCATTAATCACTCCTATGAATGATTTATTTTGTGACCACACCCTCTTGTATCTTGTggaaacaaaattgaaatttaaTATCACATTAAGAAGTAGCCATTTTTGAAGTAGTTTAAAGGAATATATCAGTTGACATTATTTAAACTGAGTATTTAAAGTAAAAGATGAAATTTTAGGGAAAAGGAGTATGTGAAGCCCGTTTTTTGAGGAAGCTTTTAAAGTTACACAATACCTGTGTATATATCACCCATTGtctaattttgaagaaaaatttaaaaaaaaaacaaacttttgctAATTCATGcaaatctatattttaatatataggGGTTTAgattaatttgtaaaaaataatgtCTAATGTTCTGGGCTAAAATGTCAATCAGTATATTCAGTTTAAAATATGAACTCATACAACCAACTGTATTTCACATTTCAAATACAGCATTTCAACTGCAAAATCATATTCAAACATAAATTATAAAAgctaataattttcaaaattcatgTTAACTTTCACTTGATGTTATATTTGACAAGTTTTagaatacagttttatttttgcgTGTTTTTGGGGAATAATATTGCAGAAACACAAATGGTAATATTATTTCTTCTGAGTTAGTATAAAGTATTACTAGAGGCATATTTATTCCAGTAAGTTAAGGTCTTAGCTAACATTGAAATCCtatgaaaatggaaaattttaagtgTGCCAAATTTTCTGAACTGACAGGTTAAACATCAGGTCTTTGTCACATCAGTtagatttataattaaataaagcaGAAATGTCAATTTAAATGATgattaagaaaaatacattttctctagAGCAAGATTCTGTTCTTTTGTAAATGTTAAGCAGTGTGGTGGGGTGCATGCATCTTCTGACCTACCTGTTTGCTGTTGCCTTATGGGCCTTTTGGTTCACTATGGCAGTTTTTGACAAATTGATACATGATATCATTGACAGATTTTGACATGAATTTTTACCTGACAACAGTGAAGTAGCTGTGTTTTATTTCATGTCTTGTAGGAATTCTTTCGTTTGCTCTCCAATACTTCAACTGCATGCATTATGAGATTTAGTTGGTTGATGGATTTCTAAAGAACAgtacataatatttgtatttgttttgctttaaaaagtcaCAGCCAAgagaaatttcctcagatgataGGAATTATGTTTCCCTTTGATGGAGTACATGATagtgtttctttattttccagaatatgtgaaaacaaaaaaggaaacataaggTTTGTAGcttctaaaatatatttagacATCCTTTTGTTACCATTGTAAATCTGTTTTTATAGCAGTGCTCactattttgaaatgatttcttGATCACATAACTTGCTTTATATTATAAATCCAGGCTGTGTCCATTTGATAAAAACCATCTGCTATTTaatttggtttgttttcattAGAAGAGAATACATAATTGGTCATAAAAGTCAGATAGAAAAATCCATTAGTCATATCAATTGATATGAATATCTGAATATTTAGTGCAGAAAACACTTGCTAAATCTTCCTTTTGTTTGCtggtaaagtattttattttctttttggaaattcATGTTTCATTATGTCTTCCAGAATCAGTAGCTTCCACAATTCTGGTATATTAAAGTATAAGCTTCCCCTTTTAAAATGCTCACCGATTCTTTTCAGGCTTTTACAgttacattgtttttctttttgtggttatTTTATGTAGCATCTTCTTAGGatacagttgattttttatattccATCAGTAATGTAGACCTATTCTCTGGTTTTAACTCCTTAATGTCTTAAAGTCGTGTTACAAGAACATCTTGCATTTCGTAGTTCAGACAGCTAGGGAGATGCTCAGTCAATTGCATTCTTCATATTGTCAGTTGTAAATACTGAATTAGCTGCTATCGGCCCttgtgaaaagaagaaaattggtTAAGAAATAGggtttttaataatttacaaTTAATTGAAAgttagttttgtttaaaaattatccgGTATTTGTTATCAAAATAACCAAACTGTATTAGTAGAGCCACAGTATATGCTTAAAATTgagtttctttaaataaaatattcttttttcctaataaagattgtatatattatgttatttaataGTAGAGTTCACATTTCAAATACAATTGTGGGAGAaaacctatatttttaaaaattaatttctgctctCATTTTAGAAGCTAACCTGTATTTTCAGAGATGATGAACAATTAGTATACATTAAACATactgttatttcttctttgtaataAATTTAACAACTTTTTTGCTGTAAAAATATTGTAAGTTGCTTAATTATTAGCACATGATTTGAATTTTAACTCATTAAAACAGATTTCAGAAGATACTATAAATTTCCATTGATGAATTGTTCATGTGGTTGAAATATAAAAGGTAATAAAAATTGTAACTGCAAATTAATTTTCAATGAACATGCCCAATATTACACTTAACATAAAATTAAGTAATAAGTAACAGCAAAATAGTAAATCTAGTTGTTTTAAGAAACATAAGCATTTTTGGAACACTGGAGAAAAACTGTACTGATTACGTTAAGAATATTTAGTATATCTGAAGTGATTTAAAAGCTGTCTTCATAGTGAATTTACAAAGAATATTTGTATTTAACAATGCATcctaaaaaattacatttaaaatgtagcaTGTCTTAAAAGAAATAGATCTTAAAATACATGTCTAGCATTAAGTAGAATTAAACAAACTCTTAAAATTTAGACTaaaatttttcaaagtaatttttacCCCACTATGCCGGTTCAAAAGCAGCTGTATACTATAATAAGGAACACATCTTACCTCTGCTAAAGATTTGATACATTCTTGATGTAGTTGCAGCATTTCCAGTTTGGATTGATTCATTTTGTTCACTTGTTAGTAGAGGACTGGGGGAAGAGGGTCATAAACATCTCTTCGAAAATGACCTTAATGAAAATATGTGTCTGTAGTGTGCCATTGTTTCAGCAGTACTGCTAATGTATGGAACATGTAGTGCTGCTTAGAGGCTGCTGCAGTCTCTCACTCTTCCTACTGTGGAATCAATAAGCATCTGAAAATACATAATGAAAGTAATTTAACATACTGAAGGCTTCTTGTCTCCAGAGACAACATTTAGATTCAGTCTTTCTAAAAAGGAACGGCACTGCTTTTCAGAAGAAAGCCTGTTCTGGGCAGCTTTTGCAGAATGACAGCCTACCTTGTCGCTTCTCTCCACTGCAGAGAGATGCAGTGCATTCACTAATTTTGATTGGTCAGTTGTATTGGGCTTAAACTGTGCTTCATATGTATAGCAGGGATTTCCCCCGCTCCCCACTGTTTTATATaaggacattttttttaaaaggctaaatTTGTGAGTGGTTGTATGTTGTTCTTAAATAGAATATGtgtaaattagtattttaaaaatgtgtattctatTCTGGTTTGTTGGTCACTTAtgccaaacattaaaaaaaatgcagGGAGGTGGGAGAACAGGAAAGATTTACATAGTAAaaagtatatattctttttaaagccTTGATAATTgcatttgagaatattttagtcatatatatgtttttggttGAGATTCTTTGTTCTACAAATAGAAACCCACTGTGTCTTTACTGTGAACCACATTGAATTTCAACTAGTTTGTTTGTATTCAAGTCATTTTCTCTGGGTATTCCAAATTGTTGTGAGCATCTCAAGGTGTTAAACATTGTCATGACTTCACTTCAGTATTCATTCATTTGGgtattcatttcattcattcattcattcattcattcattcattcaaaataataatcagaTTGACCTAAGGTGATAAtaccctaaaatattttttaaacatttcattgtAGTAGCTTAGTCTCAGGGTATAAAACTTTAATCAGTAATCATTGTATTACTTTTGGAGGTTACTACTTGGTCTTCACCTTTGATAACCCTTTTATTTGGTAAGTGTATACTGATCATTTGctataatgttttatttcagttGGCTTATTCTATTTTTGACCTGCGCACATTTCTTAGTAGGTTGCTATTTCTTAAATATTACATGTAACTACATGCGAATGTTgttagtaaaatattattttaaaggataAAGTAAGTTAGTTACATGTCTTTGTAAGTTATAAAGGCAAATCATTATAAGGTagatacattttcaaaatgaaaataatggtaCAAgtactgaatatttaaaattaaatatttaaatattaaaatttagattaaatttaatattaaaaataaaattaaaatatttaaaattaaatttctattaattttagTTACCTATaaataagtttctgtttttaatagtGAGGATAAATTTCTTTTAGATTTGAGTAGATAAAACAGCTGGACTCTGTTGACAAAATAGAAGACATTACATGTGGCTAAACTGTTAGAATGTTAATTATCACCTATTTCCATTATTTTAGGAATATTTAGTGACCTTCATTTTTCAAAACGTGTACTGTTTTTTATTTGCAATTGGAactgttttcttattattttgaaaagcaaCATGCATTTTTATAATCTTCCGCTTGTCGTGTTGAAGCTTTATAGGGGAATAGCTGACCAATGTGAGTTGTGAGTTGCATTTCTATAGAAGTTGAGAGTAATGTGGGGAAAATTTTGTTGTGAATTTCAAAAATCTTCTGCATAGCTTTGGGTGGCAAGGCTTTGGtaatactaaaaatgaaaatgttgtgCTGCTGTTCGTGCATTTTGAAAGTTGGGGAAAAGTATCTTGCTAGAATGCCAGCCATTAATAAAGAtaactgacacacacacacacacacacacacacacacacaccacaccacacacattcaTTTAAGCTTAAAACTAAGACCAGAGAAAACATGGCATCAGTGGAAATATGTGATGGGGATGAGGAGATTATTAACACAGCGGAGTGCTTTTCTGCCAGAGTTCAAGTAGTTGCTTATATTTATCATCAGAATAATCCGCACGAAGTAGAAGAAACCAAGGTACAGAGAAATTTACTGACTTGAAAGGGTCTAGGTAAGTTAGCAGCAGAGTCAATGTTAAAACTGCAAACCATACTCTACTAGGCGGTTGGCCTTCTCTCTTTGGAAAATTATGAAGGTCTTGGGACTTGGAATTGGATAATCTAAATTTAGTTGCTATTTATTACCTGTATAACTTTTGGCAAGTGAAACTTCCTTTGGGTCAACTTTGATTCTTTTTGTTGAAGTATATTTTTGTGCTTTGTTTAACTATTTGTGAGACAGTgttttcaaattatattcagattatttctaaaaaacaaaatctgggGTTTCTGAGCCATAATGGTAGCTCAAGCATGGACAGTGCTCTTTATTTAGTGTACAAGTAACTTGTCTCCAAGGATAAATAAGATaatacaaacttttaaaaaattgtgtacaATGCttagtataattttatttcctttataaaaaccACAAATTGGTGATTATAAGGTATGCTGAAATCTTAACAAGGTAATTCCAACTTCCCCTGTTTTTAACAAATATGCAAATATCTCAACCACTGATTGAGaatcattatattattttcatgaAAAGAATTAATAacagaccgggtgcagtggctcgcgcctataatcctagcattttgggagactgaggcaggtggatcacttgagatcaggtgttcgagaccaatctggccaacatggtgaaaccctgtctcttcaaaaaatacaaaaattaggcgtggtggcacaagcttCTAGTCTAGctcctcgggaggttgaggcatgagaatcgcttgaacctgggtggcagagattgcagtgagctgagattgcac
The nucleotide sequence above comes from Macaca nemestrina isolate mMacNem1 chromosome 4, mMacNem.hap1, whole genome shotgun sequence. Encoded proteins:
- the LOC105475310 gene encoding G-protein coupled receptor 22, with product MCFSPILEINMQSESNITVRDDIDDINTNMYQPLSYPLSFQVSLTGFLMLEIVLGLGSNLTVLVLYCMKSNLINSVSNIITMNLHVLDVIICVGCIPLTIVILLLSLESNTALICCFHEACVSFASVSTAINVFAITLDRYDISVKPANRILTMGRAVMLMISIWIFSFFSFLIPFIEVNFFSLQSGNTWENKTLLCVSTNEYYTELGMYYHLLVQIPIFFFTVVVMLITYTKILQALNIRIGTRFSTGQKKKARKKKTISLTTQHEATDMSQSSGGRNVVFGVRTSVSVIIALRRAVKRHRERRERQKRVFRMSLLIISTFLLCWTPISVLNTTILCLGPSDLLVKLRLCFLVMAYGTTIFHPLLYAFTRQKFQKVLKSKMKKRVVSIVEADPLPNNAVIHNSWIDPKRNKKITFEDSEIREKCLVPQVVTD